Within Pseudodesulfovibrio senegalensis, the genomic segment GGTAGCGGCTTCCCCAAAAAGCCACATCCAGATTGATGGAATCCCGGCTCACAATGGGCGCAATGGCGTCATAAAAATACAGGCTGTCACCGCCTACGACAGCGATCAGATCCTCGGCAAGCGAGCTGCTGGCCAGTGGGCCGGCCGCCACCACCACCGCGTCAAAATCCTGCAATTCAGAATCGTCCAAGGAAGCCACTTCACGACGGACCAGCGCTATATTCTCATGGCGGACCACAGCTTCAGTCACATGTGCGGAAAACATATTTCTATCCACGGCCAGCGCCTTGCCCGCAGGAACCTGCGTGGCCAAAGCCGCCTCCATGACAAGACTGCCCAACGTCTGCATTTCCTGTTTCAACAGCCCGATACCGGTTTCCGGCTCATTGGAACGAAACGAATTGGAACAAATAAGCTCGGCAAGCCCCTCTTCGCTGTGTGCCTCGGAATAAACATGGGGCTTCATCTCGAAGAGCGTGACCGAAACGCCCCGGTTTGCAAGACTCCATGCGCATTCGCACCCGGCCAAACCTCCGCCGATTACGGCAACCTTGTTCAATGCCAGCTCCCGGTTGTTGTTATTACAAATTTTCAATGACGCGAATTACCACAGGCAGAACGTCCCTGCCTTGGCGGTGGATACCGTCAGCATCCCGTTTATGCAAGATGAAACAACCGCGATCACGGGCAACGCGCATACATTGCCCCGGCAGGACATGTGTACTTGTATCATGGCGGGCATGCTGATACCGTTTCCGCCAACGCAAAAAACGCCAGCAAAAGAATTGATGGAGACTGTTGACCATGGACAGAAATGAAGCTTTCGGATTGTTGAAAACGCACAACAACGACCCGGCCCAGATCAATCACGCACTTGAATCGGAAGCGGTCATGCGCGCCCTTGCCGGTCATTTGAATGAAGACAAGGAGCTGTGGGGCATAACCGGCCTGCTGCATGATCTCGACTACGGGACCACCAAGGAAAACGTGGTTCGCCACGGGCTGGACACCGAAAAACTACTCGAAGGGAGGCTGCCCGAAGAGGCCCTGAACGCCATCCGGCGCCACGCCTTTGAAATGAACGGATCGGACACCCCGCAAACACGCATGGATTATGCCCTGCGCTGCGGCGAGACCATCACCGGACTCGTGCACACGGCCGCGCTGGTGCGCCCCACGAAAATGGAAGGCATGAAGCCCAAAAGTCTGAAAAAGAAAATGAAGGACAAGGCCTTTGCCGCCAGCGTCAACCGAGACACCATCCGTGAATGTTCGAAGCTGGACATGGAGCTGGGCGACTTCCTGCAACTGGCCATCAACGCCATCACGGAAATAGCTCCTGAAGTGGGATTGGCACAACAGTCGGCATGAATTCCCTGTCCGAGCCGTTTGCCTCAGGCAATTCCATCATTCACCGCACGGATCCCCGGATTCGGATCATCTGCGCTGCCCTGCTGACTGTCCCCATTGCGCTGGTCAACACGCAATTGACGGTCTGGTGTGCGCTCGTGCTGGCCTGCGTACTGACGCTGCTCGCCCTTCTGGACCCCATCCATGTGTTCCGCAGACTGATTGTGGTCAATCTGTTCATAGCATTTCTCTGGGTATTCCTGCCATTTTCCACTCCTGGAGATGCCGTGTTTGCTGTGGGCCCGCTCACGGCAACGCAACAAGGGGTACGGCTGGCGTTGCTGCTGACGTTCAAGTCCAACGCTGCGGTCATCACCCTCATGGCACTCGTCGGCACAATCCCCATGCGCGACATGGGGCCGGCCATGCAGTCACTGGGAATCCCGGCAAAACTGTGCCACCTGCTGCTGTTCACCTACCGATACATCTTCGTGATCCGGCAGGAATACGAAACCATGATCCGGGCCATGCAGGCTCGGGGATTCCGACCCGGTACCAACACACACACCTACAGAAGCTATGCGTGGCTGGTAGGTATGCTTCTGGTCCGCAGCTGGGACCGCGCCGAACGAGTAAACAACGCCATGCTCTGCCGCGGATTTTCAGGCAGGCTGTACACACTGTCCCACCACCGGATAACGGCAGCCGACACACTCTTTGCCCTTACTTGTGTCCTGCTCGGCGCGTCACTGACCGCTCTCGACCTGCATCTCAGGGGAATAATATGATTAAAGACCCACTCATCAGCATGCACGGCCTGCACTATGCCTACCCGGAAGAACCACCGGTCCTTCAAGGGGTCGATTTTTCCCTGACCGCCGAGGACCGTCTGGGCCTGATGGGGCCAAACGGCGCCGGCAAGACAACATTTCTGCATGTGCTCATGGGATTGCTCAAGCCTACCCGGGGAACGGTCAAACTTTTCGGTTCGGAACCAAAAACGGCACAGGAGCTTCGCGAGGCCCGTCTCAAGATAGGATTCCTGTTCCAAAACTCGGACGACCAACTCTTCAGCCCCACGGTTCTGGACGATGTAGCCTTCGGCCCCCTGAATCAGGGTCTTTCTCGAAATGAGGCCCTTGAACGGGCAACGGCCACCCTGCAAAGCATAGGGCTGCACGGCTATGAACAGCGTGTTCCATACCGGCTTTCCGGCGGAGAAAAAAAACTCGTGGCCCTCGCCACCATACTGGCCATGCGTCCGAAAGTTCTCATTCTGGATGAACCAACTACCGGGCTGTCGCCGGAATCACGGCACAGACTCATGCACATTATCAACGACCTGAATATCCCCCGGCTCGTTGTTTCCCACGATGCGGATTTCCTCTCCCACACCACGGACGCCATCCTGGCCATGCGCAAGGGAACCATACGTCCGGGCCAACTCAAACCACATACCCACATGCACGTTCACGTCGAAGGGGATATTCCACACGAACACGGCTGATTCCCTCATCGAACCTTTCCCCTTTTTTTTCGTTTTCGGGTTGGCATTCCCGATAAAATGCCTATTATCTCCTTCGCAGTTCAACCATTCTTCAAGCGAGAAAAGATGCCTTCCGACTTCGCCGCCCAAATGGCACAATCGCCTTACCGTACCATCTGGAAACTCACGTGGCCCCAGATACTGATGATGGTTTTCCAT encodes:
- the cbiQ gene encoding cobalt ECF transporter T component CbiQ — encoded protein: MNSLSEPFASGNSIIHRTDPRIRIICAALLTVPIALVNTQLTVWCALVLACVLTLLALLDPIHVFRRLIVVNLFIAFLWVFLPFSTPGDAVFAVGPLTATQQGVRLALLLTFKSNAAVITLMALVGTIPMRDMGPAMQSLGIPAKLCHLLLFTYRYIFVIRQEYETMIRAMQARGFRPGTNTHTYRSYAWLVGMLLVRSWDRAERVNNAMLCRGFSGRLYTLSHHRITAADTLFALTCVLLGASLTALDLHLRGII
- a CDS encoding HD domain-containing protein translates to MDRNEAFGLLKTHNNDPAQINHALESEAVMRALAGHLNEDKELWGITGLLHDLDYGTTKENVVRHGLDTEKLLEGRLPEEALNAIRRHAFEMNGSDTPQTRMDYALRCGETITGLVHTAALVRPTKMEGMKPKSLKKKMKDKAFAASVNRDTIRECSKLDMELGDFLQLAINAITEIAPEVGLAQQSA
- a CDS encoding energy-coupling factor ABC transporter ATP-binding protein, with the protein product MIKDPLISMHGLHYAYPEEPPVLQGVDFSLTAEDRLGLMGPNGAGKTTFLHVLMGLLKPTRGTVKLFGSEPKTAQELREARLKIGFLFQNSDDQLFSPTVLDDVAFGPLNQGLSRNEALERATATLQSIGLHGYEQRVPYRLSGGEKKLVALATILAMRPKVLILDEPTTGLSPESRHRLMHIINDLNIPRLVVSHDADFLSHTTDAILAMRKGTIRPGQLKPHTHMHVHVEGDIPHEHG